Part of the Aquarana catesbeiana isolate 2022-GZ linkage group LG12, ASM4218655v1, whole genome shotgun sequence genome, ttcggatactcagggtcacctggaatcccctcctggctggctcgccatgcatgactcggttaaattgatgataggcaactcctatcctcatattgattagtggttccaaattaataatatctactgcagtagggaacagacacaaaagatacgctcagcatctttccaaattactgttctgctttattatgacgcaattgaaggtttttatgcacatgattacgtaggtatcacattaatattacagttgtaggtttatggtaacaaggggcgttacataggcaggcttattctaatcaggactcgaaagaatgtaaacatttactgaaaacattattagtgccgtgtgcacagtgagggcagagtgcaatacatacaaaatacaatacaattatatacagaacttacaaatttccattacaattgcagcttaattttttaattttcaatcactattttattatatcatatATTTCATTACAGCGCTTGAGTTTTTCacagtacacacctgctgtgtctccgccattgttgctcctactgcgcaccatagagagaagggggcggagaatattcgttaaaaaagaacgccggggcaggcgacgcaggcggagtttcacgcatgcgcagtgtgtataaagctaacacgcatgtgccgtaTGTTCGGTGCGCGGTGGAAAGCGGAACTGAAGTTGGGAGCGTCAGAgacgaaggtaaattttattaaccTTGTtgcggcctatactgcttaaagattgaggcctatgttgggataagattatgagagtttagcctttAACATTAGTGTTTATTGtcttttacagaaaaaatgaatactaaatttaaggaccctgaatttctcacACAATTTATtcagaagtacagggagatgaggaatctgtgggaggtcaaacaccctcaatattacattaaacaagtaaggaagtcaacgctggagagacttctggcatttgtgcagactttcatcccagaagcaaccatggagattttggaaaagaaaattgggatcttgaggaatatgtacaggagggagcataacaagatccagatttccttgagatcaggagcatcagcagatgatgtttatagacccaggctgtggtacttcaaaaaactacgttttcttgacgaccagactgaagccagggaatctctttccacccttccctccaccccagcagaggctgatgaggaccaacctgggacttccatcctggaagaaccagatgtgaccatctggagtcaggtaaattatttttagacatatttagtgtcctaatattaatgatgttacaTATAAAAaagtatcattctgacaccagcattttttcaacaatttttggccactactgtcaactgatatgtagacatcattttttggataaaatacacattgaatttgcaagtcatgagctgacaATTAGCTCAAatcccttgagggggagcacaaaagtcacctaaGGATATTGTGAGCACTCAAGTCACCACTAGATTGTCTGCCATATATCTGAACATTGCCGCACTCATACCTCACATGAACTGTTAGTTATTCACTTATATGTGAACCCAATTTCCACCACTGTAACGGACTCATACATGCCTTTGAAGTGGGACTTTACTTTGGTATTTTGGCATATTTCATGTATCAGGGTATTATGCTTGAAATTCTGACATGATATTCCTGGCAGTggcttattttattctattttcacTGTGTTATAATTAATCTTCACTGTGCTATTTTGTTAGTTGGTTGCACTACTACTAGGCACTTATTATTTGTTACACTATTTAATTATGTTTTATTTGTTGGCTATGTAGCTGTTGGGACCTACATGCCACTCATTCACCttgtttatatatacacatataacatATACCAATAGGTCGTGCTCTGTGGCTTTGTTGTTATATACACTTCACATATACTTCAATACATGAGATACTGATACCTATCCCAGGTTGGGTTTTTTATGTATTGTGCATCGTTGGGGCTCACAAGCCCTCTTAACCTTTCCTCACATACGTTTATTTGGTTTTAGATAtcaggtagcgccacacaccccctctctctggttTTTTCACTATTTAGTGCTCCCTTAGGGGAgccctattaggggaggcagcaaaccTATCCTTCTACCCCTATCCTAAGCGCGGTTGCTTATCCATTAACGTGTATATCTCGTGAGCACCTTAGGGTGTGACTCTGACTGCTGCTATGGATATCTTTGGGTATATGGGCAATAGAAATATTGACCTAGGAGGCATTTTTAGCCAAGATTCTATCACCAACACACAAGATATGCATGGCCTAATGAAAAAATTAAGGCATACTATGGAGAAACAACTTAGGGTCTGGTGGGATGTAGCCACCATGGAAATGTATATCACTGCAAAAATGACACCTAGGAGACTAAGGTGGGACATTGATCCTAATGATAGCATCAATGACCCAATCCTTATGGATGAATGGTATTCCTTCTTTAACGGTTGTGAAAATGAATTATTGAACAAAATTATTAAAAGAATTCAAACTAAAGGGAATTGAAGCTACCATAGCTGAGATTAAGAGCCAGCTGTTACCGTTTGCAAGCCAAAAAGAATATAAGGATAAGGAAAAAGAACCCCAGGAGATAATTAAGAAGTATGATACTGATATAcaggcaaaaaaacagaaaaaatacaaaagagATTTGTCGGACTACAACAATATGAAGGTCTATAAATGGCAAACAGTCATCTCAGACTCAGGTGATGAACCTGAGGATGATCTACTAATAGATTGTAGCAGATACCTCTATGGAAATGGAGGGACCGATTAATAACACACCCCAACAGATGGCCAGAACTAATGCTAGGTCACCACATAGACAACAAACTAGATTACCATATAGACACCTGGAGAGATCGGAAACCAGGAAAGTCAATTATCAGGAACCACCTGAATATGGGACCCCCCAAATGCCAAGATATAATGTACCTACACACAACAGGTTTTCACCTTTAAGGGGGAATGGATATGCCCAATACAGGAGAGACTATAGAGAACATAGGGACCCACAATACAGGAGGGACCCGAGGGAATTTAGGGATTTTCCCAGGGGAACCCCCACGAGACAGACCACCAGGAAGATGGAAGGCCTGAGTAGCCTACAGGAACCCCAGATGGAGAGGAACGAATGGGAACAGAGTAGGTCCCCTAGGAAGACAACAGAGGGCAATGGAAGACCAACAGCAGAACCCATACCAGGAAGATATGGAACAGGGACGCCCCAGGGAACACTGGGACAGCAACTATGGAAGAGAGATGACACACATGCAGAGATTCGGAGAAAGAGGAAATTGACTAGAGGaaacagaggagggaagaagaaaatgaagaagagaatacTAGGAAAAGGAATATTTAATCTTAGCAATGCCCAATTCACCGATGATGAAATGAAGATCCTAGATCTGGGTCTCAAGTTTGTCCATGAAAAATCTTTAGACAAATTTGAAACTTACATTGACTTACAAAAATTCATGAGAAAGCTCAACATAAAGAAGCATTTCGCAATGAATGAAGATATTAGAATAAGAGAAGAACCACTTTACGTTCAAACTACATTAAAAAACAAATCTACCTTCAACCCTAAAACACCAGGCAATCAATGTCTGGGTTCTTTTAAAAAAGTGGTCGAGGACGATTTGAGAAAATTAGAAAAACAGAGTAACAACAGAGCTAAGAATATCTGGAAAACCATCAAAGCTCTGGGCAAAAGAAATTAAATTGTAATACGcccagcagacaaggggggaggactGGTGATCTTACATAAGAGTGATTATGAGGAGGAAATGAATAACTTACTCAAGGTAGAACACACCTACAAAAAACTTAGAGGGAACCCAAAACTTATATATGAGAAGAAGCTGAAGGCCTTCGTAAAGAAAGGAAAAGATAGAGGTATACTTAGTGATAAAGAAGCTGAATACTTGGTGTCTAACTCTACTAAAACTCCGGTGATTTATTATACGCTGAAAATCCACAAGAGGTTAATCAAGccccctggaagacccatcatcagtgggattaaTTCAGTGTTTTCCAGATTAGGTGAATATCTTGATACATTTTTTAAACCACTGGTCTGCATGGGTAAATCCTACCTATGAGATAGTGCTCAGCTCTTAGAGGAATTGCAAGAAATAAGTGGGGCTCAGAATTGTCTACTAGCCACCATTGATGTGGACTCCTTATACACAAGTATAGTACAAAAAGATGGGATACTAGGCGTAGAAAAAGCTCTCCATGAACATACCTTTATGAAACAAGAACAGATTAATTACATACTTGAAGTTTTACAGCTTGCCATGGGatgtaattatttctggtatgatcACAAATACTATGTCCAGacaaaaggagtggctatgggcgcaTGGTATGCCCCAAGTGTAGCTAATCTCCTCATGAACATGTAGGAAGAGGAGTACGTCTATGCAAAGAAAATCCCTCAACTGAAACTGTACCGTAGGTACATTGATGATCTCATTATATTAGGGGAAGGTACATCTGAACGTTTGAACAATTCCTGCATGATCTAAATACCACCAGGTATGGCCTTACATTTACTGGCAAATGGGATAACCACATGATTGAGTACCTTGATCTTGAAATTTTGAAGAGGGGCGATGGCCTACATACTAAAACTTTTTTCAAGGCAACTgatagaaatgggtatatcccaataACCAGTTGCCACCACCCTCAATGGATAGGGAATATCCCTAAAGGTCAGCTTATAAGACTACGCAGAAATTGTGTTATTATTGAGGACTTCTTGAAACAAGCGGATATCCTAATTGAACGATTCCAGGAAAAAGGATATAAGCTAGACCAACTGGTTAAACTGAAAACCAACATAGCAAGCATGGACCGGAATAAAACTAGTCTATCAATGGGTCCGTGCTTCAGACTATtaaaacactgctgcccccctatgtaagtagggaacacctcagtgataccCCAAGGAGGTTAAAGTCacaatataggggatggcgctgtgtaaaaaaCAGAGAGTGTAAGTGTGAGTattttaaagtgacaagtgctttagtgcgtgatacaatcctacataaatagaagataaaaaataaaaaatatataaaatatatgaaatagaaaatgtgaattgaccaaaaattaa contains:
- the LOC141114070 gene encoding uncharacterized protein, with product MRSVYKANTHVPYVRCAVESGTEVGSVRDEEKMNTKFKDPEFLTQFIQKYREMRNLWEVKHPQYYIKQVRKSTLERLLAFVQTFIPEATMEILEKKIGILRNMYRREHNKIQISLRSGASADDVYRPRLWYFKKLRFLDDQTEARESLSTLPSTPAEADEDQPGTSILEEPDVTIWSQDELSQEEGVESGRQEEAGPSDSQEGRKEGHLRCVGTPVTQHLLKIMKKGNSSHTLKMLMLMCRKYWVRLWKWCRPQVMWMLWKKKITSAQILISELIVCNGDQHHRYFRENLKNKKVL